In Manis pentadactyla isolate mManPen7 chromosome 11, mManPen7.hap1, whole genome shotgun sequence, one DNA window encodes the following:
- the FLRT2 gene encoding leucine-rich repeat transmembrane protein FLRT2 — protein sequence MGLQTAPWPSPGAFFLKSWLLISLGLYSQVSKLLACPSVCRCDRNFVYCNERSLTSVPLGIPEGVTVLYLHNNQINNAGFPAELHNVQSVHTVYLYGNQLDEFPMNLPKNVRVLHLQENNIQTISRAALAQLLKLEELHLDDNSISTVGVEDGAFREAVSLKLLFLSKNHLSSVPVGLPVDLQELRVDENRIAVISDMAFQNLTSLERLIVDGNLLTNKGIAEGTFSHLTKLKEFSIIRNSLSHPPPDLPGTHLIRLYLQDNQINHIPLTAFSNLRKLERLDISNNQLRMLTQGVFDNLSNLKQLTARNNPWFCDCSIKWVTEWLKYIPSSLNVRGFMCQGPEQVRGMAVRELNMNLLSCPTTTPGLPLFTPAPSTASPTSQPPTLSAPTPSRSPLPLTPTTSKLPTIPSWDGRERVSPPISERIQLSIHFVNDTSIQVGWLSLFTVMAYKLTWVKMGHSLVGGIVQERIVSGEKQHLSLVNLEPRSTYRICLVPLDAFNYRTVEDTICSEATTHASYLNNGSNTASSHEQTTSHSVGSPFLLAGLIGGAVIFVLVVLLSVFCWHMHKKGRYTSQKWKYNRGRRKDDYCEAGTKKDNSILEMTETSFQIVSLNNDQLLKGDFRLQPIYTPNGGINYTDCHIPNNIRFCNSSVPDLEHCHT from the coding sequence ATGGGCCTACAGACCGCACCGTGGCCCAGCCCTGGGGCTTTTTTCCTGAAATCTTGGCTTCTCATTTCCCTGGGGCTCTATTCACAAGTGTCAAAACTCCTGGCATGCCCCAGCGTGTGCCGCTGCGACAGGAACTTTGTCTACTGTAACGAGCGAAGCTTGACCTCAGTGCCTCTTGGGATCCCGGAGGGCGTCACCGTACTCTACCTCCACAACAACCAAATTAATAATGCTGGATTTCCTGCGGAACTGCACAACGTACAGTCGGTGCACACCGTCTACCTTTATGGTAACCAACTGGACGAGTTCCCCATGAACCTTCCCAAGAATGTCAGAGTTCTCCATTTGCAGGAAAACAACATTCAGACCATTTCACGGGCGGCTCTTGCCCAGCTCCTGAAGCTCGAAGAGCTCCACCTGGATGACAACTCAATATCCACAGTGGGGGTGGAGGACGGGGCCTTCCGGGAGGCTGTTAGCCTCAAATTGCTGTTTCTGTCCAAGAATCACCTGAGCAGCGTGCCAGTCGGGCTTCCTGTGGATTTGCAGGAGCTGAGAGTGGATGAAAATCGAATCGCTGTCATATCAGACATGGCCTTTCAGAACCTCACAAGCTTGGAGCGCCTGATTGTGGATGGGAACCTCCTGACCAACAAGGGCATCGCCGAGGGCACCTTCAGCCATCTCACCAAGCTCAAGGAGTTTTCAATCATCCGGAATTCGCTCTCCCACCCGCCTCCTGATCTCCCAGGTACGCATCTGATCAGGCTCTATCTGCAGGACAACCAGATAAACCACATCCCTTTGACAGCCTTCTCAAATCTCCGAAAGCTGGAGCGGCTAGATATATCCAACAACCAGCTGCGCATGCTGACTCAAGGGGTCTTTGATAATCTCTCCAACCTGAAGCAGCTCACTGCTCGGAACAACCCTTGGTTCTGTGACTGCAGTATTAAGTGGGTCACGGAATGGCTCAAATATATCCCTTCATCTCTCAACGTGCGCGGTTTCATGTGCCAAGGTCCCGAGCAGGTCCGGGGGATGGCTGTCAGGGAGCTGAATATGAACCTTTTGTCGTGCCCCACCACGACCCCCGGGCTGCCCCTCTTCACCCCTGCACCGAGCACGGCTTCGCCAACCTCTCAGCCGCCCACACTgtccgcccccacccccagcagaaGCCCTCTGCCCCTGACGCCCACCACATCGAAGCTTCCCACCATCCCCAGCTGGGACGGCAGGGAAAGAGTGAGCCCACCCATTTCGGAACGGATCCAACTCTCCATCCACTTTGTGAATGACACTTCCATACAAGTTGGCTGGCTCTCACTCTTCACGGTGATGGCATACAAACTCACGTGGGTGAAGATGGGCCACAGTTTAGTCGGCGGCATCGTTCAGGAGCGCATAGTCAGCGGTGAGAAGCAGCACTTAAGCCTGGTTAATTTAGAGCCCAGATCCACCTATCGGATTTGTTTGGTGCCCCTGGATGCTTTTAACTACCGAACGGTAGAAGATACCATTTGTTCTGAGGCCACCACCCACGCCTCCTATTTAAACAATGGCAGTAACACTGCTTCCAGCCACGAGCAGACGACCTCCCACAGCGTGGGCTCCCCTTTCCTGCTGGCGGGCCTGATCGGGGGCGCGGTGATATTCGTGCTCGTGGTCTTGCTCAGCGTCTTTTGCTGGCACATGCACAAAAAGGGCCGCTACACCTCCCAGAAGTGGAAATACAACCGAGGCCGGCGGAAAGATGACTATTGTGAGGCAGGCACCAAGAAGGACAATTCCATCCTGGAGATGACAGAAACCAGCTTTCAGATTGTCTCCTTAAATAACGATCAGCTCCTTAAAGGAGATTTCAGACTGCAGCCCATTTACACCCCAAATGGGGGCATTAATTACACAGACTGTCATATCCCCAACAACATACGGTTCTGCAACAGCAGTGTACCGGACCTGGAGCACTGCCACACGTGA